The window AGGTCTTCATATCCGGCGTCGACATCTCCGACGCGACGCTCGTCGTCGGACGCACCGAGGACGCCAGGTCCGGAAAGCTCAAGCCCTGCCTCTTCATCGTCCCCCGGGACACACCCGGCTTCACGCGCACCCGGATCGACATGGAACTCCAGGCGGCCGAGAAGCAGTTCGAGCTGGTCCTCGACGAGGTGCGGCTGCCCGCCGACGCGCTCGTCGGCGAGGAGGCGGACACCGGGCTGCTCCAGCTCTTCGCCGGGCTGAACCCGGAGCGCATCATGGGCGCCGCCTTCGCCATCGGCATGGGGCGTTACGCCCTCGAACGCGCCGTGGACTACGCGAAGACCCGCACCGTCTGGAAGGGCGTGCCCATCGGCGCCCACCAGGCCATCGCCCACCCGCTCGCCCAGGCGCACATCGAGCTGGAACTCGCCCGGCTCATGATGCAGAAGGCCGCGAGACTCGTCGACGACGGCGACGACATCGGCGCGGGCGAGGCCGCCAACATGGCGAAGTACGCCGCCGCCGAGGCCTGCGTCAGGGCCGTCGACCAGGCCGTCCACACCCTCGGCGGCAACGGCCTGACCCGCGAGTACGGCCTCGCCTCCCTGATCACCGCCGCGCGTGTCTCCCGTATCGCCCCCGTCAGCCGGGAAATGATCCTCAACTACGTCTCCCACCAGACCCTGGGCCTGCCGAAGTCGTACTGAGGCCTCAGGCCGCAGCGCCGATTCCGGTCGCTCCCGGGTCTCCCCATCCGCCCCCGCAGGGGCGATTCTGGCTCTCCACCCGCGTCGAAGGGGACCGCCATGGTGTTCCACAGCGAGTACGCAGACGTCCAGCCCCTCGAAAGACCCATCCACGAAGCAGTCCTCGGGAACGCCGCGGACTTCGGTGACACGCCCGCCCTGATCGACGGCACCAACGGCATGAGCGTGACGTACGCCCAGCTCGACACCTTCCACCGGCGCATCGCGGCGTACCTCGCCGCGGCCGGGCTGCGCAAGGGCGACGTGCTCGCCCTGCACAGCCCCAACACGATCGCCTACCCACCCGT is drawn from Streptomyces sp. NBC_00178 and contains these coding sequences:
- a CDS encoding acyl-CoA dehydrogenase family protein, encoding MSTVLETQEHKDLRAAVAALGRRFGRDYTTALARKGEHPRELWDEAGKLGYLGVNLPEEYGGGGGGMAELSIVLEELGAAGSPLLMLVVSPAICGTVIARFGTEAQKRTWLPGLSDGSLTMSFGITEPDAGSNSHRITTTARRDGGEWVLSGRKVFISGVDISDATLVVGRTEDARSGKLKPCLFIVPRDTPGFTRTRIDMELQAAEKQFELVLDEVRLPADALVGEEADTGLLQLFAGLNPERIMGAAFAIGMGRYALERAVDYAKTRTVWKGVPIGAHQAIAHPLAQAHIELELARLMMQKAARLVDDGDDIGAGEAANMAKYAAAEACVRAVDQAVHTLGGNGLTREYGLASLITAARVSRIAPVSREMILNYVSHQTLGLPKSY